A part of Rattus norvegicus strain BN/NHsdMcwi chromosome 4, GRCr8, whole genome shotgun sequence genomic DNA contains:
- the Cd207 gene encoding C-type lectin domain family 4 member K, giving the protein MPEVEMKETEVPDAHFTVDKQNISLWPREPPPKQDLTPVLRKPHCICAAFICLALVLVTSIVLQAVFYPRLMGKILDVKSDAQMLRGRVDNISTLGSDLKRERGRVDDAEVQMRIVNTSLGRVRSKILSLEASMKIVSNQLQVLTMNWGEVDNLNAKIPELQKDLDKASALNTKVQGLQNSLENINKLLKEQSDILEMMSRGWKYFMGNFYYFSRTPKTWYSAEQYCISRKAHLTSVSSESEHEFLYKVADGIPHWIGLTKAGSEGDWYWVDQTSFNKEQSRRFWIPGEPNNVRNNEHCANIRVSALKCWNDSPCDNVYSFICKMPYIRMIT; this is encoded by the exons ATGCCAGAGGTGGAGATGAAGGAGACAGAGGTTCCTGATGCTCACTTCACGGTGGACAAACAGAACATCTCTCTCTGGCCTCGAG AGCCTCCTCCCAAGCAGGACCTGACTCCAGTTCTAAGGAAACCTCACTGTATCTGTGCGGCCTTCATCTGTCTGGCGTTGGTGCTGGTCACCTCTATTGTGCTTCAGGCTGTTTTCT ATCCTAGGTTGATGGGCAAAATATTGGATGTGAAGAGTGATGCCCAAATGTTGAGAGGTCGTGTGGACAACATCAGCACCCTGGGTTCCGATCTTAAGAGAGAAAGAGGTCGTGTGGATGACGCTGAGGTCCAGATGCGGATAGTGAACACCAGCCTCGGCAGGGTGCGTTCTAAGATCCTGTCTTTGGAAGCCAGCATGAAGATAGTCAGCAATCAGCTCCAGGTATTAACAATGAACTGGGGAGAGGTCGACAACCTCAATGCCAAAATCCCAGAGCTGCAAAAAGATCTGGATAAAGCCAGCGCCTTGAACACAAAGGTCCAGGGACTGCAGAACAGCTTGGAGAATATCAACAAGCTGCTCAAAGAACAGA GTGACATTCTGGAGATGATGTCTCGAGGCTGGAAGTACTTCATGGGGAACTTCTACTACTTTTCCCGCACCCCAAAGACCTGGTATAGTGCGGAGCAGTACTGTATTTCTAGGAAAGCTCATCTGACCTCAGTGTCCTCAGAATCAGAACAC GAGTTTCTCTACAAGGTAGCAGATGGAATTCCACACTGGATTGGACTTACCAAGGCAGGAAGTGAAGGGGACTGGTACTGGGTGGACCAGACATCATTCAACAAGGAGCAAAGTAGGAG GTTCTGGATCCCAGGTGAACCCAACAATGTTAGGAACAATGAACACTGTGCCAACATCAGGGTGTCTGCCCTCAAGTGCTGGAATGATTCTCCCTGTGACAATGTATATTCTTTCATCTGCAAGATGCCCTACATCCGAATGATCACATGA